A genomic region of Streptomyces sp. NBC_00247 contains the following coding sequences:
- a CDS encoding DUF4956 domain-containing protein: MNLDLQDLSGTFSVMDIVLAMTLSFVLSTVIGYVYRATHKNVSYSQSYVQTLVIVGMVVALIMLVVGSNLARAFSLVGALSVVRFRNAVKETRDVGFVFLVMAIGMACGARFYTLAAVGGVVIALIIFLMSRFDLFALNVQRQVVKVQLPAGEDHTPSIQDVLLRLTDEFELVSTESIRGGTLTEVFYTVRIKKGHEPGELVAALQERTRGQRVTVLTGYDQTDL, from the coding sequence GTGAATCTCGACCTGCAGGACCTGAGCGGCACGTTCAGCGTCATGGACATCGTCCTGGCGATGACCCTGTCCTTCGTGCTCTCCACCGTGATCGGTTACGTCTACCGGGCCACGCACAAGAACGTCTCGTACAGCCAGTCGTACGTCCAGACGCTGGTCATCGTCGGCATGGTCGTCGCGCTGATCATGCTCGTCGTCGGCTCCAACCTGGCGCGCGCGTTCTCCCTCGTCGGCGCCCTGTCCGTGGTCCGCTTCCGCAACGCGGTCAAGGAGACCCGGGACGTCGGCTTCGTCTTCCTGGTGATGGCGATCGGCATGGCGTGCGGAGCGCGCTTCTACACCCTGGCGGCGGTCGGCGGAGTCGTCATCGCGCTGATCATCTTCCTGATGAGCCGCTTCGACCTGTTCGCCCTCAACGTGCAGCGCCAGGTCGTGAAGGTCCAGCTTCCCGCCGGTGAGGACCACACCCCGAGCATCCAGGACGTACTGCTGCGCCTGACCGACGAGTTCGAACTGGTGAGCACCGAGTCCATCCGGGGCGGCACGCTGACCGAGGTGTTCTACACCGTCCGCATCAAGAAGGGCCATGAGCCCGGCGAGTTGGTCGCGGCGCTCCAGGAGCGCACGCGGGGCCAGCGCGTCACGGTGCTCACCGGTTACGACCAGACGGACCTGTGA